The nucleotide sequence GAACGCTCGTTTGATTGTCCATATGCTGGAAAGACGAAGTATTGTGATTTGGCAAACGAAGCCTTTTTTAGTACGATAGGTGACAGAGAGAAGAATGTGAAAAAGGAGTGGGCGGATGGAACGGCAAAAGACAATGCAAGAGATGCAGCAAGAAGTTGATCAATACATATCGCAATTTAAAGAAGGATATTTTTCTCCGCTTTCGATGCTGGCTAGAATGACAGAAGAAGTAGGAGAATTAGCCAGAGAGATTAACCATTTTTATGGAGAAAAACCGAAGAAAAAGGATGAAGGCGAAAAAACAGTAGAGGAAGAGCTGGGAGACGTACTCTTCATCGTGATTTGTTTCGCAAACTCACTCGGAATTGATTTGCAGGAAGCGTTTGATCGTATTATGCACAAGTTTAATACTCGCGATAAAGATCGCTGGACGAGAATAGAGGAGAACGAGCAAGCATGACTAAACAAATTCGTGTAGCAGTTGCAGGCGCAAATGGTCGGATGGGGCAAGAAGTAGTGAAAATGCTGGCGCAGGATTCCGCACTCGTTTTTACAGGCAATCTGGATACGCGCGTGAGTGAAGAAGAAATCAATCAACAACTGGACGAAATGAAGCCGGATGTTCTGGTAGACTTTACGACACCGCATACGGTTTATCGTCATATGGAGCTGTGTTTAGCTCGTGGTGTAAGACCAGTCGTCGGAACAACGGGGCTGACAACAGAGCAACTACAAGAGATGACTGAGCGCTATAAAGAAGCGGGACTGGGTGCCATCATTGCGCCGAATTTTGCGATCGGCGCGATTCTATGTATGAAGTTTTCCGCAATGGCAGCAAAATATATGCCGCATGTGGAAATTATCGAGCTGCATCATGACCGCAAGCTGGATGCGCCAAGCGGAACCGCTTTGAAGACGGCGGAGATGATTGCAGCCGTTCGGGAAGAGCTCAAGCAAGGGCATCCTGAAGAGGTAGAAACGATTCCAGGCGCTCGCGGCGCAGATTACGAAGGCTTCCGAATTCACAGTGTCCGTCTGCCAGGCATGGTTGCTCATCAGGAGGTTTTGTTTGGTGCAACAGGCCAAACGCTGTCGATTCGCCATGATTCGATTAACCGGGAATCTTTCATGCCAGGTGTGAATATGGCCATTAAAGCCGTAATGAATATGAACGGATTGATTTACGGATTGGAGCATTTGATTGATTAAACGTTTGATTAACATACACGATACCCAGCCATAAAGGGAGAGGTTTTCTTGAAAATTGCATTGATTGCCCATGATCGAATGAAAGAACAGATTGTGCATCTAGCGATGGCCTATGAATCCATTTTGGCAAAGCATGACCTGTATGCCACAGGAACAACTGGGTCGCGAATCATGGAAGCTACGTCGCTGTCCCTAACCCGATTTCTGTCAGGGCCATTAGGAGGCGATCAACAAATCGGTGCGATGATCGCCCGCAATGAGATGGATTTGATTATCTTTTTGCGTGATCCGCTTACCTCTCAACCACATGAGCCTGATATTATCGCACTGCTTCGACTATGTGATGTGCACAAAATACCGTTTGCGACCAATCTCGGTTCGGCAGAAATCATGCTGAAGGCTTTGGAGCTGGGACAACTAGATTGGCGCGAAGTGGTGCATGAGGAGAATGAAGCATGAGTTCACTCGATATTTTGGCAATCGGCGCTCATCCTGACGATGTTGAGATCGGTGCGGCAGGCAGCCTGATCTTGGCAGCTAAACAGGGGAAGCGCGTGGGGATTCTCGACTTGACCTATGCCGAATTGTCTTCGAATGGAACGGTTGAAAGAAGGCAGCAAGAAGCGACTGGAGCTGACCAGGTGATGGGAGTGGCTGCTCGCTATAATTTTGGCCTACCTGATCGCGGCTTGGAAGCAGTCAGGGAAAGTGCGATTGAACGTGTCGTAAAGCTCATTCGCGAAACTCGTCCAGCCATTGTGCTTGCACCTTATTACGCGGATCGTCATCCAGATCACGAAAGTGTAAGTCGCATCGTTCGAGAGGCGGTGTTTAATGCGGGCATCCGCAAGTATTTGCCGGAGCCTTCTGTGCCTGCCTATCGACCATCGCAATTCCTTTACTATTTTATTAATTCCACTGTCACGCCTCAGGTTGTCGTGGATATCACTGCTGTTTATCCGCAAAAAATGGAGGCGCTGCGTTGCTACCGTAGTCAGTTTGAACTAGAAGAAGGCAGCGTTCAAACACCGCTTACCAACGGATATCTGGAGTCTGTCGAGTATCGAGAGCGACTGTTTGGTCAGCAGGCTGGTGTAGCTTACGCAGAAGGATTTGTCAGTGCAGCTCCGTATGTATTAAAGAGCTTGTGAGAAGGAGTGACACTGTATGAAGATCGGGATTACTTGCTATCCGTCATTGGGCGGATCGGGCGTAGTAGCTACGGAGCTTGGCAAGCTATTGGCTGAGCGAGGACATCAAGTCCATTTCATTACAGGTGGAATGCCATTTCGCTTGGGCGCGTTTCACCCGAACATTTTCTATCATGAAGTAGAAGTGAACAATTATGATGTTTTTAAATATCCACCCTATGATTTGACCTTGGCGAACCGAATGGCGCAAGTGGCGAAAAATGAAAACCTGGACTTATTACATGTGCATTATGCTGTGCCACATGCGTTGTGTGCGTTCCTCGCCAAGCAAATGGTAGGGGATCATTTGAAAATTGTGACCACCTTGCACGGGACGGATATTACTGTTCTGGGCTATGACTCGAACTTGAGTGATATGATCCGCTTCGGCATTGAGCGAAGCGATTTGGTCACAGCGGTGTCTAATGATTTGATCAGGCAGACGAAAGAGCTGCTGCATACAGAAAAAGAAATTGTCCCTGTGTACAACTTCGTAGACAAGCGGCGTTACTACCCGAAAGAGGTTGCGAAGCTGAAAAAGGTATTTGCACCGAATGGTGAAAAAATTCTTATGCACATTTCTAATTTTCGTCCGGTCAAACGTGTGCCGGATGTGATTGAAATATTTTCGCGCGTACGTGAAGAAGTGCCTTCCAGACTGATTCTCATTGGAGAAGGTCCCGAAATGGGGCTGGTCCGCAAGATGATCGCTGAGCTCGGTCTGAACGACGATGTTTGCTTCCTCGGCAAGCAGGAAGACGTCGCAGAGGTATTGTCGATGGCAGACATCATGCTGCTTCCATCAGAAAAGGAGAGCTTCGGTCTCGTCGCATTGGAAGCAATGGCTTGCGGTGTGCCTGTCGTCGCTACAGTGGCAGGAGGCTTGCCCGAAGTTGTCCTGGATGGTGTGAACGGTTTCTTGCGCCCAATTGGGGACGTGGAAGGTATGGCGAAAGAAGCAATTCGTCTCTTGCAAAACGAAGAGCTATACCGCGAATTCTCCGCGAATAGCATCGAGCGATCCTGCAAAACGTTTTGTCACGAAACGATTGCCTCTCAGTATGAAGCACTTTACGCCAACTTGCTGGCAAGCAAAACCGAAGGAAACCTAAGCTTTTGAACGTAAGATGGAGCTTTTGGCTAGCTGATGTACTTTGGATATAAAAATGAACAATCCATATAAAACTCTCATGAAAAACGCCTCCTTGTGTAGATCAGGCGGAGCAAACCAGAAAGGGGGGAATTGGATTGGCGATAGAATTGGCAAAGCGTGTTCTCGACAGATTGGAGGAACACGGCTTCGAAGCTTACTATGTGGGTGGTTGCGTCCGCGATTGGCTTTTACAACGACCTGTTCATGATATAGATATATGTACGAATGCCCATCCCGGCGACGTCATCCGATTGTTTCCCGATCATGTCCCGACTGGTCTGAAACACGGTACTGTGTCTGTAAAAGTCGAGGGGCAAATGTTCGAAGTAACCACGTTTCGGACGGAAGGAAAATATGAAGATTACCGTCGACCCGCTGAGGTTCAGTTCGTTTCAGAACTTCGGCTCGATCTGGAGCGACGAGATTTTACGATGAACGCAATGGCGATGGATCGTCATCAAGTATTGCATGACCCGTTCGGTGGTCGAGAGGATATGGAGCATCGGCTGGTTCGGGCTGTAGGCATTCCGCTAGAGAGATTTCAGGAGGATGCCCTTCGGCTTTTACGAGGTGTGCGCTTTGCTTCCCAGTTAGGTTTTGCGATAGAAGAACAGACCATGCTTGCGATGAAACAGACTGCGCCTTTGTTAGCTCATATTGCTGTGGAGCGCATCAGGGAAGAGCTGAATAAAACGCTCGACAGTAAAGCCCCAGAGGTAGGTTGTCAGTTGTTGAATGAAACGAGGCTCATGGCTTATGCCCCCGAGGTAGAAAAACTGTTCGTCCTCTCAAATGAGCATGTCTGGCGGCTGCATCATTTGCAAACCGTGACGCAAAAATGGTCGTTGCTATTGTTTGCGGCGAAATATTCACCTGTGCAATCGCGTAAAGTATGCCAATTCCTCAAAATGTCCAAACGCGAAACAGAAGCAATTTGTTGCATGGTTGAACTTCTGATGCGATTTCAGCCGCAATGGGATGCCCCTCAAGCGATCGAGTGGGGGCCACTGCTGCTTGAAGTCGGGTGGGACACGTGTAACGAGTTTTTCCTCTTGTTGCAAGCGTGTTGGTGGAAGGAGAGGCAGTCGTTTTCGATGCAAGCACTCCTCGATCAATACGAAAACATGCCTGTCAAAACCATCAAGGATTT is from Brevibacillus brevis and encodes:
- a CDS encoding nucleotide pyrophosphohydrolase, with amino-acid sequence MERQKTMQEMQQEVDQYISQFKEGYFSPLSMLARMTEEVGELAREINHFYGEKPKKKDEGEKTVEEELGDVLFIVICFANSLGIDLQEAFDRIMHKFNTRDKDRWTRIEENEQA
- the dapB gene encoding 4-hydroxy-tetrahydrodipicolinate reductase, with product MTKQIRVAVAGANGRMGQEVVKMLAQDSALVFTGNLDTRVSEEEINQQLDEMKPDVLVDFTTPHTVYRHMELCLARGVRPVVGTTGLTTEQLQEMTERYKEAGLGAIIAPNFAIGAILCMKFSAMAAKYMPHVEIIELHHDRKLDAPSGTALKTAEMIAAVREELKQGHPEEVETIPGARGADYEGFRIHSVRLPGMVAHQEVLFGATGQTLSIRHDSINRESFMPGVNMAIKAVMNMNGLIYGLEHLID
- a CDS encoding methylglyoxal synthase produces the protein MKIALIAHDRMKEQIVHLAMAYESILAKHDLYATGTTGSRIMEATSLSLTRFLSGPLGGDQQIGAMIARNEMDLIIFLRDPLTSQPHEPDIIALLRLCDVHKIPFATNLGSAEIMLKALELGQLDWREVVHEENEA
- the bshB1 gene encoding bacillithiol biosynthesis deacetylase BshB1, with product MSSLDILAIGAHPDDVEIGAAGSLILAAKQGKRVGILDLTYAELSSNGTVERRQQEATGADQVMGVAARYNFGLPDRGLEAVRESAIERVVKLIRETRPAIVLAPYYADRHPDHESVSRIVREAVFNAGIRKYLPEPSVPAYRPSQFLYYFINSTVTPQVVVDITAVYPQKMEALRCYRSQFELEEGSVQTPLTNGYLESVEYRERLFGQQAGVAYAEGFVSAAPYVLKSL
- the bshA gene encoding N-acetyl-alpha-D-glucosaminyl L-malate synthase BshA, translated to MKIGITCYPSLGGSGVVATELGKLLAERGHQVHFITGGMPFRLGAFHPNIFYHEVEVNNYDVFKYPPYDLTLANRMAQVAKNENLDLLHVHYAVPHALCAFLAKQMVGDHLKIVTTLHGTDITVLGYDSNLSDMIRFGIERSDLVTAVSNDLIRQTKELLHTEKEIVPVYNFVDKRRYYPKEVAKLKKVFAPNGEKILMHISNFRPVKRVPDVIEIFSRVREEVPSRLILIGEGPEMGLVRKMIAELGLNDDVCFLGKQEDVAEVLSMADIMLLPSEKESFGLVALEAMACGVPVVATVAGGLPEVVLDGVNGFLRPIGDVEGMAKEAIRLLQNEELYREFSANSIERSCKTFCHETIASQYEALYANLLASKTEGNLSF
- a CDS encoding CCA tRNA nucleotidyltransferase, with the protein product MAIELAKRVLDRLEEHGFEAYYVGGCVRDWLLQRPVHDIDICTNAHPGDVIRLFPDHVPTGLKHGTVSVKVEGQMFEVTTFRTEGKYEDYRRPAEVQFVSELRLDLERRDFTMNAMAMDRHQVLHDPFGGREDMEHRLVRAVGIPLERFQEDALRLLRGVRFASQLGFAIEEQTMLAMKQTAPLLAHIAVERIREELNKTLDSKAPEVGCQLLNETRLMAYAPEVEKLFVLSNEHVWRLHHLQTVTQKWSLLLFAAKYSPVQSRKVCQFLKMSKRETEAICCMVELLMRFQPQWDAPQAIEWGPLLLEVGWDTCNEFFLLLQACWWKERQSFSMQALLDQYENMPVKTIKDLAITGLDLQVATQKKPGEWIVRVLESLLRQTALHGLPNTPEALVEVAKKEVAQDEH